One stretch of Arthrobacter polaris DNA includes these proteins:
- a CDS encoding M4 family metallopeptidase, translating to MNVHHGRAHCSIAPXDLLGRLAVDGDPEQREAAVRALATSAAIRSQRAVMGQLTRQLNVNIGQMVGFGVIPERRLTIYDNKTLGRTFXPGVRARDWGQPPVEDVAVNQAYDGSSATYEFYRDVFQRNSLDGAGLELISSVHYGVAFDNAFWDGAQMVYGDGSGRIFQIGXLTRSLDVIAHELTHGITELTAGLIYSKQSGALNESFSDVXGSLVKQYSLKQSAADADWLIGXGILVPGLGTALRSMMNPGTAYSGDRQPGHMDDYVDLPDNNDPRNDNGGVHINSGIPNRAFALAATAMGGNSWEKAGKIWYHVLTTRLRANSQFDEVAHATVDAAGSLFSSTEQDAVHAAWKKVGVLP from the coding sequence ATGAACGTTCATCACGGTAGGGCCCACTGCAGCATTGCTCCCNCTGACCTGCTGGGAAGGTTGGCTGTGGATGGGGATCCGGAACAACGTGAGGCTGCTGTTAGGGCGCTTGCCACCTCAGCCGCCATCCGTTCACAGCGCGCCGTCATGGGCCAGCTGACCCGCCAACTCAATGTGAACATTGGCCAGATGGTGGGCTTCGGGGTCATTCCAGAACGACGCCTGACCATTTACGATAATAAAACCTTGGGCAGGACCTTTNTACCCGGTGTGCGGGCCCGTGATTGGGGACAACCGCCGGTGGAGGACGTAGCCGTCAATCAGGCGTATGACGGCAGCAGCGCCACGTACGAGTTTTACCGTGATGTTTTCCAGCGCAACTCTCTTGACGGCGCAGGGTTGGAACTAATCTCTTCCGTCCATTATGGGGTGGCTTTTGACAACGCGTTCTGGGATGGCGCTCAGATGGTTTACGGTGACGGTAGCGGGCGGATCTTCCAGATAGGGNCATTGACCCGGTCTCTGGATGTCATAGCTCATGAACTCACCCACGGAATCACCGAGCTCACGGCAGGGTTGATTTACAGCAAACAGTCCGGGGCACTGAACGAATCTTTCTCCGACGTTNTTGGTTCGCTAGTGAAGCAGTACAGCCTCAAGCAATCTGCCGCCGACGCTGATTGGTTGATTGGGNAAGGAATCCTGGTCCCCGGGCTCGGGACCGCACTGCGGTCCATGATGAATCCCGGCACCGCCTATTCCGGGGATCGCCAGCCCGGACACATGGACGATTACGTGGATCTGCCCGATAATAACGATCCCCGGAACGACAACGGCGGCGTGCACATTAATTCAGGTATCCCCAACCGTGCGTTTGCGCTGGCCGCCACGGCCATGGGCGGGAATTCGTGGGAGAAGGCCGGGAAGATCTGGTACCACGTGTTGACCACGCGTTTGCGCGCCAACTCACAATTTGATGAGGTCGCCCATGCCACGGTTGATGCTGCCGGGTCCCTGTTTAGCTCCACGGAACAAGACGCAGTTCACGCCGCATGGAAAAAGGTTGGGGTCCTTCCATGA
- a CDS encoding TetR/AcrR family transcriptional regulator, whose product MKRELTMGVHSEKAREVLLDAAEELFARHGIDAVSNRRIAEHAGTANHSAIAYHFGDRDELMRALLGRHLEEMHKRRMALVSSLADDAGVRDILACMILPWIQYLATRAAPSWHARFLFQVRSIPSVAAVIAGSSVGNPEFESLVNRMQTALKHLPPQVVQGRTSVMGPMILGICAGYEERIQNGEEEPNWTAVGYFFIDSCSGMLSAPVTXPQDYLTFPPMPYLL is encoded by the coding sequence ATGAAAAGGGAGTTAACTATGGGTGTGCACAGCGAGAAGGCCCGCGAGGTACTGTTGGATGCTGCCGAGGAGCTCTTTGCCCGCCACGGCATCGATGCGGTGTCTAATAGGCGGATAGCGGAGCATGCCGGGACCGCTAATCACTCAGCCATTGCCTACCACTTCGGTGATCGGGACGAGCTGATGCGCGCGCTGCTAGGGCGCCATCTGGAGGAGATGCACAAGCGCCGGATGGCACTGGTGTCCTCGCTGGCTGACGACGCCGGCGTCAGGGACATCCTTGCCTGCATGATCCTGCCCTGGATTCAATACTTGGCAACCCGTGCCGCTCCCAGCTGGCATGCGCGTTTTCTNTTTCAGGTGCGCTCTATTCCTTCGGTGGCTGCGGTGATTGCGGGTTCTTCTGTGGGCAATCCAGAGTTTGAGTCCTTGGTCAATCGGATGCAGACTGCGCTGAAGCATCTTCCACCTCAAGTAGTCCAGGGCAGGACCTCGGTCATGGGGCCCATGATTCTGGGCATTTGTGCCGGGTATGAGGAGCGGATTCAGAACGGCGAAGAAGAGCCTAACTGGACGGCAGTGGGATATTTCTTTATTGATTCGTGCTCCGGCATGCTCTCTGCCCCTGTCACTCANCCCCAGGACTACCTGACGTTTCCGCCCATGCCCTACCTGCTCTAG
- a CDS encoding response regulator transcription factor, translating into MTISSEPTRQRMTVLLVDDHAAIRLGMRMVVDTAADMEVVGEAGDGERALSMARALRPDVVLMDLRMPVMDGVQATEIICAEGLAKVLVLTTXDHDSYLFGALRAGAAGFLLKXAEPAAITEALRCVHEGGQVIAPEVTARIVAAALSXGSGPEHSLAEPPQLELLTGREREVFDCLGGGLTNYSIGRQLGISEATVKTHVSRVLAKLGLASRVQAALFRRS; encoded by the coding sequence ATGACGATCTCTTCTGAACCTACCCGGCAGCGCATGACCGTCTTGCTGGTTGACGACCACGCCGCCATCAGGCTAGGTATGCGCATGGTGGTGGACACCGCTGCGGACATGGAGGTGGTGGGCGAAGCTGGTGACGGCGAACGTGCACTGAGCATGGCGCGGGCCCTTCGCCCCGACGTGGTGCTGATGGACCTGCGAATGCCGGTAATGGACGGTGTCCAGGCCACGGAAATCATCTGTGCAGAGGGGCTCGCAAAGGTACTGGTCCTGACAACTNTTGACCATGACTCGTATTTGTTCGGAGCTCTGCGTGCAGGTGCAGCCGGGTTCCTGCTCAAANGTGCCGAGCCCGCCGCCATCACCGAGGCGCTGCGTTGTGTTCACGAGGGCGGTCAGGTCATCGCCCCTGAAGTGACAGCACGGATAGTGGCAGCGGCGCTGTCCNCCGGCAGCGGACCGGAGCACTCCCTCGCTGAGCCGCCGCAGCTGGAGCTACTCACCGGGCGCGAACGGGAAGTTTTCGATTGTTTAGGCGGTGGCCTGACTAATTACTCCATCGGACGCCAGTTGGGCATCTCCGAAGCCACGGTCAAAACGCATGTCTCGCGGGTATTGGCGAAATTGGGGCTGGCTTCCCGGGTGCAGGCGGCCCTGTTTCGGCGGTCCTGA
- a CDS encoding sensor histidine kinase: MEESTAPALPQSAFWRLLNGYRQLDVRNIAKIRAEDMALAGGYFVLFWLLDAVNLTATTDLRVAAFASAWPAIAVLGCAGVLLRQVAPLAMAWLCGLAVIGLVLAGHAGAFVLAFEFFFXLVLFGSPXASSMAARSSWVLTVLLVVTAFALSRNASVTVTVGIIAVVTLLTPVEWAGNLRKANLLVESESLRADALQDAAQQRLVAERGARDLALERERQHMARELHDVISARLSAIALQSGAALQSGAALQSRAALQSGAALHEADPLSADSSGAVLLGHIRDESVAGLAELNAMIRLLHTGALVETGGDLGDLEALAERYRRSGTRVHLLNSLRDGGEHLPFPVKTAVYRIVAEALANASKHATDQPVHVVLARNSDRGQGQGSSLGSGSKQAVLEIVLTVSNPLPVAPRSPQPETTAPTGSAEGTGTGIPSMHFRAVHAGGSLTAGARAGQWEVIFGFLVRHFLIQRMLQ; the protein is encoded by the coding sequence ATGGAAGAATCCACAGCCCCGGCGTTACCGCAGTCAGCGTTCTGGCGCCTGCTCAACGGTTACAGGCAACTTGATGTGCGCAACATTGCCAAGATCAGAGCCGAGGATATGGCGCTAGCCGGTGGATACTTCGTCTTGTTTTGGCTTCTTGACGCGGTCAATCTCACAGCCACCACCGACCTCAGGGTCGCAGCTTTCGCATCGGCGTGGCCGGCCATTGCCGTTCTGGGCTGCGCCGGCGTCCTGCTCCGCCAGGTGGCACCGCTGGCCATGGCGTGGCTGTGTGGCCTTGCTGTGATCGGGCTGGTGCTGGCCGGGCATGCGGGCGCCTTTGTGCTTGCCTTTGAATTCTTCTTTNCACTGGTCCTCTTTGGCTCGCCCNGCGCCTCCTCCATGGCGGCTCGCAGTTCGTGGGTTCTGACTGTCTTACTGGTGGTGACGGCCTTTGCCCTCTCCAGAAATGCCAGCGTCACTGTCACTGTTGGCATCATTGCCGTGGTCACCTTGTTGACCCCCGTTGAATGGGCTGGGAACCTGCGCAAGGCAAACCTGCTGGTTGAGAGCGAATCGTTACGGGCTGATGCGCTCCAGGATGCCGCCCAACAACGGCTCGTGGCTGAACGTGGTGCCCGCGACCTTGCACTAGAGCGCGAACGCCAGCACATGGCGCGCGAACTCCACGACGTCATTTCCGCCCGTCTCTCAGCCATTGCTTTGCAGTCCGGAGCAGCTCTGCAGTCCGGAGCAGCTCTGCAGTCCAGAGCAGCTCTGCAGTCTGGAGCAGCCCTGCATGAGGCCGATCCCTTATCTGCTGACTCCAGTGGCGCCGTCCTCTTGGGCCATATCCGGGATGAAAGCGTTGCCGGGCTTGCCGAGCTCAACGCCATGATCCGGCTCCTGCATACGGGCGCACTAGTGGAAACGGGCGGGGACCTGGGCGATTTAGAAGCTCTGGCGGAGCGTTACCGGCGTTCCGGTACCCGGGTGCACCTATTAAATTCTTTGCGCGACGGCGGCGAGCATCTACCCTTTCCGGTCAAGACCGCGGTGTACCGGATTGTTGCCGAAGCTTTGGCGAATGCCAGCAAGCACGCCACGGACCAGCCTGTGCACGTTGTATTAGCCCGGAATTCGGACCGGGGACAGGGCCAGGGTAGCTCGTTGGGCTCCGGGTCCAAACAAGCTGTCCTTGAGATTGTCCTTACCGTGTCCAATCCCCTGCCAGTTGCGCCCAGATCCCCTCAACCGGAGACCACCGCACCCACCGGCTCTGCCGAGGGAACCGGGACTGGGATTCCCAGCATGCATTTTCGTGCCGTGCATGCTGGAGGATCCCTCACAGCTGGAGCCCGCGCGGGACAGTGGGAGGTCATTTTCGGTTTCCTGGTGCGTCACTTCCTCATTCAGAGGATGCTGCAGTAA
- a CDS encoding GAP family protein: MTILLYAQLAVLALIDSTSIGTLLIPLWLVLRPDARKITPRILLYLAVLAGFYLLVGIAVLSGAGWAISGLGTQSLTSIPAIQWGMTLGGGAMFAYALFSGGSAGTTARQAAGATSKAGLPEESAAERKWQERLSKALRSPGTMVTLGLLAGLVELPTMLPYLGAITLLANSTLVLPAEIAVLMLYCLVMLLPAVALLSLRAALSSRVDPWLRRISTKMGKFTGETLLWVVGIVGXLLLRAGLSQLAPLPPWNPFK, encoded by the coding sequence ATGACCATTTTGTTGTATGCCCAGTTGGCAGTATTAGCCCTCATTGACAGCACAAGCATTGGCACGCTCCTCATTCCCCTCTGGTTGGTGTTGCGCCCAGATGCTAGGAAAATTACGCCGCGCATCCTGCTTTATCTGGCCGTGCTGGCCGGNTTTTACTTGCTGGTGGGAATCGCCGTGCTTAGCGGCGCCGGCTGGGCGATAAGTGGATTGGGTACTCAATCACTGACAAGCATCCCCGCGATCCAATGGGGCATGACTCTTGGAGGNGGCGCCATGTTTGCCTACGCGTTGTTTTCAGGAGGAAGTGCAGGCACAACCGCACGNCAAGCAGCGGGTGCAACATCAAAGGCAGGGTTGCCGGAAGAATCAGCGGCCGAACGCAAGTGGCAAGAGCGGCTCTCCAAGGCGCTGCGCAGTCCGGGCACTATGGTGACACTGGGACTGCTGGCTGGGCTGGTAGAACTGCCCACCATGCTGCCTTACCTTGGCGCCATCACCCTACTAGCCAACTCAACCTTGGTGTTACCGGCGGAAATTGCCGTGTTAATGCTGTACTGCCTGGTGATGTTGCTCCCCGCAGTGGCTCTGCTGAGCCTGAGGGCTGCGCTGAGCAGCAGGGTGGATCCGTGGCTGCGGCGCATCAGCACCAAGATGGGCAAATTTACCGGCGAGACCCTGCTGTGGGTTGTAGGCATCGTGGGCTTNTTGTTGTTGCGGGCTGGATTATCACAGTTGGCCCCGTTGCCGCCNTGGAATCCCTTCAAGTAG
- a CDS encoding exodeoxyribonuclease III has protein sequence MAPAGKVEQVNNGIENGRLRIASVNVNGIRAAYRNGMAPWLAERDVDILCLQEVRAPDAIVEGFLGEEWHLLHAEAEAKGRAGVLIATRKDRLEPVATRIGISEDYFATSGRWVEADYALTGSDGTPTTLSVVSAYVHSGEVDTQKQVDKYRFLDTMIARLPALAATSEHALVVGDLNVGHKTFDIKNWKGNVKRSGFLPEERAYFDRFFGTEIGWKDVARELAGEVDGPYTWWSNRGQAFTNDTGWRIDYQMATPALASKAIESVVDRAESYEARFSDHAPLVVDYKF, from the coding sequence ATGGCGCCTGCCGGTAAGGTGGAGCAAGTGAACAACGGTATTGAAAACGGTCGGTTAAGGATCGCAAGCGTCAACGTCAATGGCATCCGTGCCGCCTACAGGAACGGCATGGCNCCCTGGTTGGCGGAGCGCGATGTGGACATTCTCTGTCTACAGGAGGTGCGTGCACCTGACGCCATTGTGGAAGGCTTCCTCGGCGAGGAGTGGCACTTGTTGCATGCCGAAGCCGAGGCTAAGGGCCGCGCTGGCGTATTGATCGCAACCCGCAAGGACCGCCTTGAGCCTGTAGCCACCCGTATTGGTATCAGTGAAGACTACTTCGCCACCTCCGGACGCTGGGTTGAGGCCGATTACGCACTCACCGGCTCCGATGGCACACCCACAACGTTGAGCGTTGTCAGCGCCTATGTGCACTCAGGCGAAGTGGACACCCAGAAGCAAGTGGATAAGTACCGTTTCCTTGACACCATGATCGCCCGCTTGCCGGCGCTTGCCGCCACCAGCGAGCACGCCCTTGTGGTGGGCGATTTGAACGTGGGCCACAAAACCTTCGACATTAAGAACTGGAAGGGCAATGTAAAGCGCTCGGGGTTCCTGCCCGAGGAACGCGCCTACTTTGACAGGTTCTTTGGGACTGAAATTGGTTGGAAAGACGTGGCTCGCGAGCTCGCAGGCGAGGTTGATGGACCGTACACGTGGTGGTCCAACCGAGGACAGGCCTTCACCAACGACACCGGCTGGCGCATCGATTACCAAATGGCAACCCCAGCGTTGGCGTCCAAAGCTATTGAATCAGTTGTTGACAGGGCAGAATCGTACGAAGCCCGCTTCTCAGACCATGCCCCGCTGGTTGTGGATTACAAGTTCTAA
- the trpS gene encoding tryptophan--tRNA ligase — protein sequence MSEISARPRVLSGMQPSGDSLHLGNYLGALVNXVKTQDDYQTLXFIPDMHAITVTQDPTELRARTRQTAAQYIAGGIDVQKSILFVQSHVPEHAQLAWVLNCITGFGEASRMTQFKDKSAKGGTDVASVGLFTYPVLMAADILLYRPEGVPVGDDQRQHVELARDLAKRFNHRFGDTFVVPEAFIXXEGARIYDLQNPTAKMSKSASGPNGLINILDDPKVTAKRIKSAVTDADTVIAHDRAAKPGVTNLLEILSTLTQTPVDTLVAQYEGKMYGHLKVDVADAVVARLEPIRKRTLELLDDPAELDSLLAQGAAKAREIASVTLADVYAKVGFLPPISTVG from the coding sequence ATGAGTGAAATCTCCGCCCGCCCGCGCGTCCTCTCGGGTATGCAGCCCTCCGGCGACTCTCTGCACCTGGGCAACTATCTGGGAGCCCTGGTTAACTGNGTTAAAACNCAGGATGACTACCAGACGCTCTTNTTCATCCCGGACATGCATGCCATCACCGTGACTCAAGATCCTACCGAGTTGCGCGCCCGGACCCGTCAGACGGCTGCCCAGTACATTGCCGGCGGCATCGACGTTCAGAAGTCGATCCTTTTCGTGCAGTCGCATGTGCCCGAGCACGCCCAGCTGGCGTGGGTGCTGAACTGCATTACAGGCTTCGGCGAGGCGTCCCGCATGACCCAGTTCAAGGACAAATCGGCTAAGGGCGGTACGGACGTGGCGAGCGTTGGCTTGTTCACCTACCCGGTGCTGATGGCCGCTGACATCTTGCTGTACCGCCCGGAAGGTGTCCCGGTGGGCGATGATCAGCGCCAACACGTTGAATTGGCCCGCGATTTAGCCAAGCGCTTCAACCACCGTTTTGGTGACACGTTTGTTGTCCCGGAGGCCTTCATTCANAANGAAGGTGCCCGTATTTATGACCTGCAAAATCCGACGGCGAAGATGTCCAAGTCAGCGTCGGGTCCTAACGGTCTGATCAACATTTTGGATGATCCCAAGGTCACGGCTAAGCGCATTAAATCCGCAGTGACCGATGCTGACACCGTTATTGCTCACGACCGTGCGGCGAAGCCAGGGGTGACTAACCTGCTGGAGATTCTCTCCACTTTGACCCAGACACCCGTTGACACTCTGGTGGCTCAATACGAGGGAAAGATGTACGGACATCTCAAGGTTGATGTGGCCGACGCCGTGGTGGCCAGGCTTGAGCCCATCCGCAAGCGCACCCTGGAGCTTCTTGATGATCCGGCGGAGCTCGATTCTCTCCTGGCCCAAGGAGCCGCCAAGGCGCGCGAGATCGCTTCCGTTACGCTTGCTGATGTGTACGCCAAAGTGGGTTTCTTACCTCCAATTAGCACGGTCGGATAA
- a CDS encoding 2'-5' RNA ligase family protein yields the protein MPGIGQSGESPAPHPNSLGVIISLPRELAEQLSAKRALYAGPGVSVVPPHITLVSGRAKDSWEEAAXHVRKVAAAGEPFVLSLRGTGTFAPISPVVFLNVDTGAEVCTALHEQLLQGPVEHLLDFEFHPHLTIAHDLDDQAMTQAKADLAGFAADFEVRSIGLXDFLAGAWSLREELTLGGIRQA from the coding sequence ATGCCCGGTATTGGCCAGAGCGGAGAGTCNCCCGCTCCACACCCCAACAGCCTGGGTGTCATCATCTCCCTCCCACGGGAACTTGCGGAGCAGCTCAGCGCAAAGCGGGCGCTCTACGCGGGCCCTGGTGTCTCCGTGGTACCTCCACACATCACCCTGGTCTCCGGGCGTGCGAAGGATTCATGGGAAGAAGCGGCACANCATGTGCGAAAAGTGGCCGCAGCAGGGGAGCCGTTTGTTCTTTCACTGCGAGGAACCGGAACTTTTGCGCCGATTTCGCCCGTGGTCTTCCTTAATGTGGATACCGGGGCCGAGGTTTGTACAGCCTTGCACGAGCAGTTGTTGCAGGGACCGGTGGAACACCTGTTGGACTTCGAGTTCCATCCACATTTGACCATCGCCCATGATCTTGATGATCAGGCCATGACTCAGGCGAAGGCCGATCTGGCTGGTTTCGCAGCGGATTTCGAAGTGCGCAGCATAGGACTTNNTGACTTCCTTGCCGGCGCTTGGTCTTTGCGCGAGGAGCTGACACTTGGTGGAATCAGACAAGCCTAA
- a CDS encoding YihY/virulence factor BrkB family protein, whose amino-acid sequence MESDKPKAVPETANFSTAGAPGVSPRKPMAAPAKPPPSPLDRKALGAWSALKREEFLQARKHGNVIRQGRTVIPWLSAWTATMFPLRVWNLYIRRRGPLLAAGNAYLMFFSVGAMLVAGFAVFGIIASDNAVLRDAVIDLVANVTPGLIDTGHGGLATPEQLLGTGSFGRTLIISLAALLVTAMGWINGLREGIRSMLGLARDRTNPVLSKLRDGLTLIILAIALVLTSILGLLSSAAMGTISSWLGXGSFLTGATAQISSILLMFILDAAVAVIMFSIASRVRMPRRVLILAAVFSGAGATVLRFFSAMLLSGVTNNKLLAPFAVILGLFVWFYLLSQVYLISAAIAAVRAADLRPRPGTGAAKF is encoded by the coding sequence GTGGAATCAGACAAGCCTAAGGCTGTGCCGGAAACGGCCAACTTTTCCACTGCTGGTGCCCCTGGTGTGAGCCCCAGAAAACCCATGGCGGCGCCAGCGAAACCACCGCCAAGTCCGCTGGACCGCAAGGCGTTGGGTGCCTGGTCAGCGTTAAAGCGCGAAGAATTTCTGCAGGCTCGAAAACACGGCAACGTGATCCGTCAGGGCCGCACAGTGATCCCATGGCTCAGCGCTTGGACGGCCACCATGTTCCCGCTGCGGGTGTGGAATTTGTATATCCGGCGCCGTGGTCCACTGCTGGCTGCCGGCAACGCGTACCTGATGTTCTTCTCAGTCGGTGCCATGCTGGTTGCCGGATTTGCCGTCTTTGGCATTATTGCCTCAGACAATGCCGTGTTGAGGGATGCTGTGATCGATCTGGTGGCCAATGTCACCCCAGGATTGATTGATACCGGCCACGGAGGGCTAGCCACGCCTGAGCAGCTGCTGGGTACTGGAAGCTTCGGCCGGACCCTGATTATTTCCTTGGCCGCCCTACTTGTGACAGCCATGGGCTGGATCAACGGGTTGCGTGAGGGGATCCGGTCCATGTTGGGCCTGGCACGGGACCGGACCAACCCGGTGCTCTCAAAGCTGCGCGATGGTTTAACCTTGATTATTTTGGCCATCGCCTTGGTGTTGACCAGCATCCTTGGCCTGCTGAGTAGCGCTGCTATGGGCACCATCAGTAGCTGGCTTGGTTGNGGGAGTTTCCTGACCGGGGCGACGGCGCAAATCAGCTCCATCTTGCTGATGTTCATCTTGGACGCCGCAGTGGCCGTCATTATGTTCAGTATTGCTTCACGGGTGCGGATGCCGCGGCGTGTTCTGATCCTGGCAGCCGTATTTTCCGGTGCCGGTGCCACCGTGCTTCGCTTCTTTAGCGCTATGCTCCTGAGCGGTGTTACCAACAACAAATTATTGGCNCCCTTTGCGGTGATCCTGGGCTTGTTCGTCTGGTTCTACCTGCTCAGCCAGGTCTATTTGATCTCTGCTGCCATTGCGGCGGTTAGGGCGGCAGACCTGCGGCCCCGCCCCGGCACCGGTGCCGCAAAATTCTGA
- a CDS encoding succinate dehydrogenase iron-sulfur subunit, which translates to MSPIETAETAPEPASVVKLPAHLGGGGEIPTFDVTLRVRRYNPEVSEESTWEDFTMTMYGTDRVLDALHKVKWEQDGSLSFRRSCAHGVCGSDAMRINGRNRLACKTLLKDLDTSKPITVEPIKGLPVEKDLIVDMEPFFQSFREVMPFLVNRDHAPTKERLQSAEERARFDDTTKCILCAACTSSCPVFWTDGQYFGPAAIVNAHRFIFDSRDDAGDMRLEILNDKEGVWRCRTTFNCTEACPRGIQVTQAIAEVKQAILARQI; encoded by the coding sequence ATGAGCCCCATAGAAACTGCCGAAACCGCCCCGGAACCGGCATCCGTTGTGAAGTTGCCCGCCCACTTGGGCGGCGGCGGCGAAATCCCCACCTTCGACGTCACCTTGCGTGTTCGCCGTTACAACCCTGAGGTCTCGGAAGAGTCCACCTGGGAAGACTTCACCATGACCATGTACGGCACCGACCGAGTGTTGGATGCCTTGCACAAGGTCAAGTGGGAGCAGGACGGCTCGCTGTCCTTCCGCCGTTCCTGTGCACACGGCGTGTGCGGTTCTGATGCCATGCGCATCAACGGCCGTAACCGTCTGGCGTGCAAGACGCTGCTGAAGGACCTGGACACGTCCAAGCCGATCACGGTTGAACCCATCAAGGGTCTGCCCGTTGAGAAGGACTTGATTGTGGATATGGAACCGTTCTTCCAGTCCTTCCGCGAAGTTATGCCGTTCCTTGTCAACCGCGATCATGCTCCCACCAAGGAGCGTCTGCAGTCCGCCGAGGAACGCGCGCGTTTTGATGACACCACCAAGTGCATCCTGTGTGCAGCGTGCACATCATCTTGCCCCGTGTTCTGGACCGATGGCCAGTACTTCGGCCCGGCAGCAATTGTCAACGCACACCGTTTCATCTTCGATTCACGCGATGATGCCGGCGATATGCGTTTGGAGATCCTCAATGACAAGGAAGGTGTGTGGCGCTGCCGCACCACCTTCAACTGCACCGAAGCATGCCCGCGTGGCATCCAGGTCACCCAGGCTATCGCAGAGGTTAAACAGGCCATCTTGGCCCGCCAGATCTAG